A single region of the Aurantiacibacter sp. MUD11 genome encodes:
- a CDS encoding acetyl-CoA carboxylase biotin carboxylase subunit, with translation MFEKILIANRGEIACRVIKTARRMGIATVAVYSDADARAPFVQMADEAVHIGPAAAAESYLVAEKIIEACRQTGAEAVHPGYGFLSERASFVEALEKENIAFIGPPANAIAAMGDKIESKKLAKEAGVNVVPGFVGEIEDTEHAVRISNDIGYPVMMKASAGGGGKGMRLAYSEQDVREGFESVRREGKNSFGDDRVFIEKFIEDPRHIEIQVLGDKHGTVLYLNERECSIQRRHQKVVEEAPSPFVSPEMRRKMGEQAVALSQAVGYHSAGTVELIVSGADPTGESFYFLEMNTRLQVEHPVTEAITGIDLVEQMIRVAAGEKLPMTQDDIGIDGWSIETRIYAEDPYRGFLPSTGRLVRYSTPVEAWAGDLRGNDGVRVDSGVQEGGEVSIFYDPMIAKLITWGETRDAAADLQIKALDRIELDGLGHNVDFLSALMQHSRFRSGELTTGFIAEEYPEGFTGAEPDEHMLRTVAGLVAGAQCTWDARAGRISGQLNGPPSPGSEWTVKMEGRQFDVTLGEGGATVDGQWIEGTWDWHPGKSLSTATADGKELGVHLHRNGAWWNLTTHGRRYRAMALPARLAPHAAHMIEKVPPDTSKMLLCPMPGLLVKLHVGEGDAVDAGQPLATVEAMKMENILRAEKAGTVATINAAEGETLVVDAVILELE, from the coding sequence ATGTTCGAGAAGATCCTCATCGCCAACCGTGGTGAAATCGCCTGCCGGGTCATCAAGACCGCGCGGCGCATGGGTATTGCCACGGTGGCGGTCTATTCCGATGCCGATGCGCGCGCGCCTTTCGTGCAGATGGCCGACGAGGCCGTGCATATCGGCCCGGCGGCTGCGGCAGAGAGCTACCTCGTCGCCGAGAAGATCATCGAGGCGTGCAGGCAGACCGGGGCGGAGGCGGTGCATCCGGGCTATGGCTTCCTTTCCGAACGCGCGAGCTTCGTCGAAGCGCTGGAGAAGGAGAATATCGCCTTCATCGGTCCGCCCGCCAATGCCATCGCAGCCATGGGCGACAAGATCGAGTCCAAGAAGCTGGCCAAGGAAGCGGGCGTCAACGTCGTCCCCGGTTTCGTCGGCGAGATCGAGGACACGGAGCACGCGGTGCGCATCTCCAACGATATCGGTTATCCGGTGATGATGAAGGCCAGCGCGGGCGGCGGCGGCAAGGGCATGCGCCTCGCCTACAGCGAGCAGGACGTGCGTGAAGGCTTCGAAAGCGTGCGGCGCGAGGGCAAGAACTCCTTCGGCGACGACCGCGTCTTCATCGAGAAATTCATCGAGGACCCGCGCCACATCGAGATCCAGGTGCTGGGCGACAAGCACGGCACGGTGCTCTACCTCAATGAGCGCGAATGTTCGATCCAGCGCCGCCATCAGAAGGTGGTGGAAGAAGCTCCTTCGCCGTTCGTCTCGCCGGAAATGCGCCGCAAGATGGGTGAGCAGGCTGTCGCGCTGTCGCAGGCCGTGGGTTACCACTCGGCGGGCACGGTGGAGCTGATCGTCAGCGGCGCGGACCCGACCGGCGAGAGCTTCTACTTCCTCGAGATGAACACCCGCCTGCAGGTGGAACATCCCGTTACCGAGGCGATCACCGGCATCGACCTGGTGGAACAGATGATCCGCGTGGCGGCTGGCGAGAAGCTGCCGATGACGCAGGACGACATCGGCATCGATGGCTGGTCCATCGAGACCCGCATTTACGCCGAAGACCCCTATCGCGGCTTCCTGCCCAGCACCGGGCGACTGGTGCGCTATTCCACCCCGGTCGAGGCTTGGGCGGGCGACCTGCGCGGTAACGATGGCGTGCGCGTGGACAGCGGCGTGCAGGAAGGCGGTGAGGTGTCGATTTTCTACGACCCGATGATCGCCAAGCTGATCACCTGGGGCGAGACCCGCGACGCAGCGGCGGACCTGCAGATCAAGGCGCTCGACCGGATCGAGCTCGACGGCCTCGGCCACAATGTCGATTTCCTCTCCGCGCTGATGCAGCACTCGCGCTTCCGCAGCGGCGAACTCACCACCGGCTTCATCGCCGAGGAATATCCCGAGGGTTTCACGGGCGCCGAGCCGGACGAGCACATGCTGCGCACGGTCGCGGGCCTTGTCGCTGGGGCCCAGTGCACCTGGGATGCGCGCGCCGGGCGGATTTCCGGCCAGTTGAACGGCCCGCCGTCGCCCGGATCGGAATGGACGGTGAAAATGGAAGGCCGGCAGTTCGACGTGACGCTGGGCGAGGGCGGGGCTACCGTCGACGGCCAGTGGATCGAGGGCACTTGGGACTGGCATCCGGGCAAGAGCCTCTCCACCGCCACCGCAGACGGCAAGGAACTGGGCGTGCACCTGCACCGCAATGGGGCCTGGTGGAACTTGACCACCCATGGCCGGCGCTACCGCGCCATGGCACTGCCCGCACGCCTTGCCCCGCATGCCGCGCACATGATCGAGAAGGTGCCGCCCGACACCTCCAAGATGCTGCTGTGCCCCATGCCGGGCTTGCTGGTGAAGCTCCACGTCGGCGAAGGCGACGCGGTTGATGCCGGCCAGCCGCTTGCCACGGTCGAAGCGATGAAGATGGAGAACATCCTGCGCGCCGAGAAGGCGGGCACGGTGGCCACCATCAACGCCGCCGAGGGCGAGACGCTGGTGGTCGACGCGGTTATCCTCGAACTGGAGTGA
- the scpA gene encoding methylmalonyl-CoA mutase has translation MSDQNSPENPKRADWQAKADKEVKGRDLTWQTPEGIAVQPLYTAEDVEGIDPGLPGFEPFTRGPYASMYTGRPWTIRQYAGFSTAEESNAFYRRNLAMGQKGLSVAFDLATHRGYDSDHPRVVGDVGKAGVAIDTVRDMEILFDQIPLDTMSVSMTMNGAVIPVMAFYIVAAERQGVSQEQLSGTIQNDILKEFMVRNTYIYPPEPSMRIVSDIIAYTSRHMPRFNSISISGYHMHEAGATAVQELAFTIADGKEYAMRAMATGLDIDAFAPRLSFFWGIGMNFFMEIAKMRAARTLWHDVMTELGAKNPKSKMLRTHCQTSGVSLQEQDPYNNVIRTTLEALSAVLGGTQSLHTNALDEAIALPTDFSARIARNTQLVIQEESGVCNVADPLGGSYYIEALTAEITEQARALMAEVDAAGGMTAYVASGKPKAQIEEAAAAKQAKIDKGETVIVGVNKYRKAEEDPIDTLDIDNFAVRQSQIARIEKVRAGRDEEAVKAALANLTRGAKADVSRNAALLQEGRDERGVPLPPSELEKLAADSETNLLALAVEAARADATLGEISKAMEDAFGRYDTVPKPVRGVYSAAYEDDARYAAVVEGVQAVARRLDHAPRILVAKMGQDGHDRGANVIASAFGDMGFEVISGPLFQTPEETAQMALEHNVDAVGASSLAAGHKTLIPELIQHLRDAGRADIKVVAGGVIPPQDYDFLKKAGVQGIYGPGTNVVEAAADLLRLLGHNMPPAGDELEAAE, from the coding sequence ATGAGTGACCAAAATTCGCCTGAGAATCCGAAGCGGGCCGACTGGCAGGCCAAGGCCGACAAGGAAGTGAAGGGCCGCGACCTGACGTGGCAGACGCCCGAAGGCATTGCCGTGCAGCCGCTTTACACCGCCGAGGATGTGGAGGGCATCGACCCCGGCCTGCCCGGTTTCGAGCCGTTCACCCGCGGCCCCTACGCCTCCATGTACACCGGTCGTCCGTGGACGATTCGCCAGTACGCGGGTTTCTCCACCGCCGAGGAATCGAACGCCTTCTATCGCCGCAACCTGGCGATGGGGCAGAAGGGCCTGTCGGTCGCCTTCGACCTTGCCACGCACCGTGGCTACGATTCGGACCACCCGCGCGTGGTCGGCGATGTCGGCAAGGCGGGCGTTGCCATCGATACCGTGCGCGACATGGAAATCCTGTTCGACCAGATCCCGCTCGACACCATGAGCGTGTCGATGACGATGAACGGCGCGGTGATCCCGGTGATGGCCTTCTACATCGTCGCGGCAGAGCGGCAGGGCGTCAGCCAGGAACAGCTGAGCGGCACCATCCAGAACGACATCCTCAAAGAGTTCATGGTCCGCAACACCTACATCTATCCGCCCGAGCCTTCGATGCGGATCGTGTCGGACATCATCGCCTACACCAGCAGGCACATGCCGCGCTTCAACTCGATTTCCATCAGCGGCTATCACATGCACGAGGCTGGGGCGACTGCGGTGCAGGAGCTCGCCTTCACCATTGCCGACGGCAAGGAATATGCGATGCGCGCGATGGCAACGGGCCTCGACATCGATGCCTTTGCGCCGCGCCTGTCCTTCTTCTGGGGCATCGGCATGAACTTCTTCATGGAGATCGCCAAGATGCGCGCCGCGCGCACGCTGTGGCACGATGTCATGACCGAGCTGGGCGCGAAGAACCCCAAGTCGAAGATGCTGCGCACGCACTGCCAGACTTCGGGCGTCAGCCTGCAGGAGCAGGACCCCTACAACAACGTCATCCGCACCACGCTGGAAGCGCTTTCCGCCGTGCTGGGCGGTACCCAGTCGCTGCACACCAATGCGCTCGACGAGGCCATTGCGCTGCCCACCGACTTTTCCGCTCGCATCGCCCGCAACACGCAGCTGGTGATCCAGGAAGAAAGCGGCGTCTGCAATGTCGCCGATCCGCTCGGCGGCTCCTACTACATCGAGGCGCTGACCGCCGAGATTACCGAGCAGGCGCGCGCCCTGATGGCGGAGGTCGACGCGGCCGGCGGGATGACCGCCTATGTCGCCAGCGGCAAGCCCAAGGCGCAGATCGAGGAGGCCGCCGCCGCCAAGCAGGCGAAGATCGACAAGGGCGAGACGGTGATCGTCGGCGTCAACAAGTACCGCAAGGCCGAAGAAGACCCGATCGACACGCTCGACATCGACAACTTCGCGGTGCGCCAGTCACAGATCGCGCGGATCGAGAAGGTGCGTGCGGGACGGGATGAGGAGGCGGTGAAGGCGGCGCTGGCCAACCTCACGCGCGGCGCGAAGGCCGATGTCTCGCGCAATGCCGCGCTGCTGCAGGAAGGCCGCGACGAACGCGGGGTGCCGCTGCCGCCTTCCGAATTGGAAAAGCTGGCGGCTGACAGCGAGACCAACCTGCTGGCGCTGGCGGTGGAAGCTGCGCGCGCCGATGCGACGCTGGGCGAGATTTCAAAGGCAATGGAAGACGCCTTCGGACGCTACGACACCGTGCCGAAACCCGTTCGCGGCGTCTATTCCGCCGCCTACGAGGACGATGCCCGCTACGCCGCCGTGGTGGAAGGCGTGCAGGCCGTTGCCCGGCGACTGGACCACGCGCCGCGTATCCTCGTCGCCAAGATGGGGCAGGACGGCCATGATCGCGGCGCCAACGTGATCGCCAGCGCCTTTGGCGACATGGGCTTCGAGGTGATTTCCGGTCCGCTGTTCCAGACGCCCGAGGAAACCGCGCAGATGGCACTGGAGCACAATGTCGATGCCGTGGGCGCTTCGTCGTTGGCGGCAGGCCACAAGACCCTGATCCCCGAACTGATCCAGCACCTGCGCGATGCCGGTCGCGCCGATATCAAGGTAGTGGCCGGCGGCGTGATCCCGCCACAGGACTACGATTTCCTCAAGAAGGCCGGTGTGCAGGGCATCTACGGCCCCGGCACCAACGTGGTCGAGGCGGCAGCGGACCTGCTGCGCCTACTGGGCCACAACATGCCTCCTGCAGGTGACGAGCTGGAAGCAGCGGAGTAA
- a CDS encoding cytochrome b/b6 domain-containing protein, giving the protein MTAATRYSTGAIVLHWLIALALAGEIALGFAMPKDASGFAEYQLHKSIGMTILALSLLRLGWRFTHARPAPIEGGVTGMLAGAVHVGFYVFMIAMPLTGWALVSSDPIDVPTVLFGVVPLPHLPIGEAWNELAEEAHEWLAWGGLALFALHVIGALRHHFLIKDGLLARMSPDKGGFALGMLAFVLLLGLGVLFGVAQDRSMEIEPPVEETAALEPVEPSPTPTQEAVEDEEAVEEAEEEVAEADEPEEVAPEPAGPPPSWAIQPGGSLRFSVTNSGSALNGRFESWSGNIVMDPDNPATATITIRVDLGSATLGDATQDTMLRGGDFLDASSFPQATWRSTAVRRVSGNRYEADGTLSLKGASRPQRITFTLEGSGNRRSVTGNATVDRNAFSVGTGSNAANLAGSVQVNFAFEATS; this is encoded by the coding sequence ATGACTGCAGCCACTCGCTATTCGACGGGCGCCATCGTTTTGCACTGGCTGATCGCGCTGGCCCTGGCCGGCGAGATCGCGCTGGGCTTCGCCATGCCCAAGGATGCCAGCGGCTTTGCCGAATACCAGCTGCACAAGTCCATCGGCATGACCATCCTCGCGCTCAGCCTGCTGCGGCTCGGCTGGCGCTTTACCCACGCCCGCCCCGCGCCGATCGAGGGCGGCGTGACCGGCATGTTGGCCGGCGCGGTGCATGTCGGCTTCTATGTCTTCATGATCGCCATGCCGTTGACCGGCTGGGCCCTCGTCTCGTCCGATCCCATCGACGTGCCCACGGTGCTGTTCGGCGTGGTCCCGCTGCCGCACCTGCCGATTGGCGAGGCGTGGAACGAACTGGCGGAGGAAGCGCACGAGTGGCTGGCATGGGGCGGCCTTGCCCTGTTCGCGCTGCACGTGATCGGTGCGCTGCGGCACCATTTCCTGATCAAGGACGGATTGCTGGCCCGGATGAGCCCGGACAAGGGCGGCTTCGCGCTCGGGATGCTGGCATTCGTTCTGCTGCTGGGCCTTGGCGTGCTGTTCGGCGTGGCGCAGGACCGCTCGATGGAAATCGAGCCGCCGGTCGAGGAAACCGCCGCGCTCGAACCGGTCGAACCCTCACCGACACCCACGCAGGAAGCGGTCGAGGATGAGGAAGCAGTCGAAGAGGCCGAGGAGGAGGTTGCCGAAGCAGACGAGCCGGAAGAGGTCGCGCCGGAACCTGCCGGCCCGCCGCCGAGCTGGGCGATCCAGCCGGGCGGTTCGCTGCGCTTCAGCGTCACCAATTCGGGCAGCGCGCTGAATGGCCGGTTCGAGAGCTGGTCGGGCAATATCGTGATGGACCCGGACAATCCCGCCACCGCCACGATCACGATTCGCGTCGACCTGGGCAGCGCCACGCTTGGTGACGCGACGCAGGACACCATGCTTCGCGGAGGGGATTTCCTCGATGCGTCCTCCTTCCCGCAGGCGACCTGGCGCAGCACAGCGGTGCGGCGCGTGTCGGGCAATCGCTACGAGGCGGATGGCACGCTGTCGCTGAAGGGCGCCAGCCGCCCGCAGCGCATCACCTTCACGCTGGAGGGCAGCGGGAATCGGCGCTCGGTGACCGGGAATGCCACGGTGGATCGCAATGCCTTCTCGGTCGGCACCGGCTCGAACGCGGCCAACCTTGCCGGCAGTGTGCAGGTGAATTTCGCCTTCGAGGCGACCTCCTGA
- a CDS encoding holin family protein: MALLESLIGPISSIIDKIIPDKEARERAKIELIKLEGTQEMQQIEARLSAIVAEANSKDPWTSRARPSFLYVMYVLLLTALPMGVLSAFSPATAREIAAGMTDYLASLPEPLYALFGTGYLGYTAARQWGKIKGVER; this comes from the coding sequence ATGGCCCTACTTGAAAGCCTCATCGGCCCCATTTCCTCGATCATCGACAAGATCATTCCCGACAAGGAAGCGCGCGAACGCGCCAAGATCGAACTGATCAAGCTCGAGGGAACGCAGGAGATGCAGCAGATCGAGGCGCGGCTGTCTGCCATCGTGGCGGAGGCCAATTCGAAGGACCCCTGGACCAGCCGCGCCCGGCCCAGTTTCCTCTACGTGATGTACGTCCTGCTGCTCACGGCGCTGCCGATGGGGGTGCTGTCGGCCTTCTCCCCCGCCACCGCGCGCGAAATCGCAGCGGGCATGACCGACTACCTCGCCAGCCTGCCCGAACCGCTCTACGCGCTCTTCGGCACCGGCTATCTCGGCTACACGGCGGCGCGCCAGTGGGGGAAGATCAAGGGCGTGGAACGCTAG
- the aroQ gene encoding type II 3-dehydroquinate dehydratase — MTDTVFVLNGPNLNLLGVREPEIYGADSLDDIAGRLEDRGRGLGLEIEMRQSNHEGHLVDWLHEAQAEGAKAVILNAGALTHTSLALYDAIRSIKTPVLEVHISNPAAREAYRHKSYVGMAALGTIAGFGAYGYELALDAASKL, encoded by the coding sequence ATGACTGATACCGTATTCGTTCTCAACGGCCCCAACCTCAACCTGCTCGGCGTGCGCGAGCCGGAAATCTACGGCGCGGATTCGCTCGACGACATTGCCGGGCGGCTGGAAGACCGTGGCCGCGGACTCGGTCTCGAAATCGAGATGCGGCAATCGAATCACGAGGGCCACCTCGTCGACTGGCTGCACGAAGCCCAGGCCGAGGGCGCCAAGGCGGTGATCCTCAACGCCGGCGCACTCACCCACACCTCGCTGGCGCTCTACGACGCCATCCGCTCGATCAAGACGCCGGTGCTGGAGGTGCATATCTCCAATCCCGCTGCGCGCGAGGCCTATCGCCACAAGAGCTATGTCGGCATGGCTGCGCTCGGCACGATCGCCGGCTTTGGCGCCTACGGCTACGAATTGGCGCTGGACGCGGCTTCCAAGCTTTAG
- the accB gene encoding acetyl-CoA carboxylase biotin carboxyl carrier protein encodes MADTKAKPARKGGINIDTALVRELADILAETGLTEIEVEDDDRKIRVSRGGVAAAAAPVTVAAPAAPAPAAPAAAAPAEAPAEAAPADHANAVKSPMVGTAYLAPDPGSPSFVSVGDAVKKGDTLLIVEAMKVMNPITAPADGTVKAMLVDNGDPVEFDQPLVVVA; translated from the coding sequence ATGGCTGACACTAAGGCCAAACCCGCCCGCAAGGGTGGCATCAATATCGACACCGCGCTGGTGCGCGAACTCGCCGATATCCTGGCCGAGACCGGCCTGACCGAAATCGAGGTCGAGGACGACGATCGCAAGATTCGCGTCTCGCGCGGCGGCGTGGCCGCAGCGGCGGCGCCCGTTACGGTCGCGGCCCCGGCAGCGCCGGCACCGGCCGCTCCGGCAGCAGCCGCGCCAGCGGAAGCGCCGGCGGAGGCAGCTCCTGCCGACCACGCCAATGCCGTCAAGTCGCCGATGGTGGGCACCGCCTACCTCGCACCCGATCCCGGCTCGCCCAGCTTCGTCAGCGTCGGTGATGCGGTGAAGAAGGGCGACACCCTGCTGATCGTCGAGGCGATGAAGGTTATGAACCCGATCACGGCGCCCGCCGATGGCACGGTCAAGGCCATGCTCGTCGACAACGGCGACCCGGTCGAATTCGACCAGCCGCTGGTCGTCGTCGCCTAA
- the accC gene encoding acetyl-CoA carboxylase biotin carboxylase subunit codes for MGISRILIANRGEIALRIHRAAHEMGIETVAVHSTADADAMHVRLADHAVCIGPPQASESYLNHAAIISAAEITGADAIHPGYGFLSENARFAEIVEAHDIAWIGPKPEHIRTMGDKVQAKKTAGELGLPLVPGSDGAVSDFDEMRKVAAEIGYPVLAKAAAGGGGRGMKVIPEESQLESLVKQAMNEAKAAFGDDTMYLEKYLGNPRHIEFQVFGDGRGNAIHLGERDCSLQRRHQKVFEEAPSPVITPEERERMGGIVAKAMAEMGYRGAGTIEFLWEDGEFYFIEMNTRLQVEHPVTEMITGVDLVREQIRIADGKDLSVKQEELVFSGHAIECRINAEDPFTFAPSPGKVDYYHQAGGMHVRVDSGLYAGYAIPPYYDSMIAKLIVYGRTREGCLMRLRRALEEMVITGVKTSIPLHQELLKQPDVISGNYTIKWLEEWLTERDSSEG; via the coding sequence ATGGGAATTTCGCGCATTCTGATCGCCAATCGCGGGGAAATCGCCCTGCGGATCCACCGTGCTGCCCATGAGATGGGGATCGAGACCGTCGCGGTGCACTCCACTGCCGACGCCGATGCCATGCATGTGCGCCTGGCCGACCACGCGGTGTGCATCGGCCCGCCGCAGGCCAGCGAAAGCTACCTGAACCACGCCGCGATCATTTCGGCGGCGGAGATCACCGGCGCGGACGCGATCCACCCCGGCTACGGCTTCCTGTCCGAAAATGCCCGCTTCGCCGAGATCGTCGAGGCGCACGATATCGCCTGGATCGGCCCCAAGCCCGAGCACATCCGCACCATGGGCGACAAGGTGCAGGCCAAGAAGACCGCCGGCGAACTGGGCCTGCCGCTGGTGCCCGGCTCCGACGGCGCGGTTTCCGACTTCGACGAGATGCGCAAAGTCGCGGCCGAGATCGGCTATCCGGTGCTGGCCAAGGCTGCCGCTGGCGGCGGCGGTCGCGGGATGAAGGTCATCCCGGAGGAATCGCAGCTCGAAAGCCTGGTCAAGCAGGCCATGAACGAAGCCAAGGCGGCGTTCGGCGACGACACCATGTACCTCGAGAAGTACCTCGGCAATCCGCGGCATATCGAGTTCCAGGTGTTCGGCGACGGGCGCGGCAACGCCATCCACCTCGGCGAACGCGACTGCTCGCTGCAACGCCGCCACCAGAAGGTTTTCGAGGAAGCCCCTTCCCCCGTCATCACGCCCGAAGAGCGGGAGCGGATGGGCGGCATCGTCGCCAAGGCGATGGCCGAGATGGGTTATCGCGGTGCGGGCACCATCGAGTTCCTGTGGGAAGACGGCGAGTTCTACTTCATCGAGATGAACACCCGCCTGCAGGTGGAGCATCCGGTTACCGAGATGATCACCGGGGTGGACCTGGTGCGCGAACAGATCCGCATCGCCGACGGCAAGGACCTGTCGGTGAAGCAGGAAGAACTGGTCTTCAGCGGCCACGCCATCGAATGCCGCATCAACGCCGAAGACCCGTTCACCTTCGCACCCAGCCCCGGCAAGGTCGATTACTACCACCAGGCCGGCGGCATGCACGTGCGCGTCGATAGCGGGCTCTACGCGGGCTACGCGATCCCGCCCTACTACGATTCGATGATCGCCAAGCTGATCGTCTACGGCCGCACCCGCGAAGGCTGCCTGATGCGCCTGCGCCGCGCGCTGGAGGAAATGGTGATTACCGGGGTAAAGACCTCGATCCCGCTGCACCAGGAGCTGCTCAAGCAGCCAGACGTCATCAGCGGCAATTACACCATCAAGTGGCTCGAAGAGTGGCTGACAGAGCGGGACAGCTCAGAGGGCTAA
- a CDS encoding calcium/sodium antiporter — MPDLLDLGALAGGLVLLMLGGDWLVRGAVRLAERLGMSPMLIGLLIVGLGTSSPELAASVQAALAGSPGIALGNIVGSNIANLLLVLGTAALIAPMVVERAALWRDGGVGLVASGALLAAAFTLGLDQYVAVAFLIALGGYLWWAYREEQRAPVDHSAAYDRAMASEGFDPALVPHETPSGTLASALFYFAIGLALIVGGGTLLVDGAVGIATGMGVSEEVIGLTIVAFGTSAPELVTSIIAATRKESEIALGNVLGSNIYNLLFIGGITGLVAPGEVPQKITGFDLPLATLAALLVMVFAFTGGRLSRREGAVLLAGYLAYMAITSGLV; from the coding sequence ATGCCTGACCTGCTAGATCTTGGCGCACTGGCCGGCGGCCTCGTGCTGCTGATGCTGGGCGGGGACTGGCTGGTGCGCGGCGCCGTTCGCCTGGCCGAACGGCTGGGCATGTCCCCCATGCTGATCGGCCTGCTGATCGTCGGTCTTGGCACCTCCTCGCCCGAACTCGCGGCCAGCGTGCAGGCGGCCCTCGCCGGCTCGCCGGGCATCGCGCTCGGCAATATCGTCGGCTCCAACATCGCCAACCTGCTGCTGGTGCTCGGCACCGCCGCGCTGATCGCACCGATGGTGGTGGAACGCGCGGCGCTGTGGCGCGATGGCGGCGTTGGGCTGGTAGCTTCCGGCGCACTGCTGGCGGCGGCTTTCACGCTGGGGCTGGACCAGTATGTCGCTGTCGCCTTCCTGATTGCCCTCGGCGGCTACCTGTGGTGGGCCTATCGCGAGGAACAGCGGGCACCCGTCGACCACTCGGCGGCCTACGACAGGGCCATGGCGAGCGAGGGCTTTGACCCGGCCCTCGTGCCGCATGAAACGCCCTCAGGAACGCTCGCCAGTGCACTGTTTTACTTCGCAATCGGCCTGGCACTGATCGTCGGCGGAGGCACGCTGCTGGTGGACGGCGCCGTGGGCATTGCCACCGGCATGGGCGTCAGCGAGGAAGTGATCGGCCTCACCATCGTCGCCTTTGGCACCTCGGCCCCGGAACTGGTGACCTCGATCATCGCTGCCACTCGCAAGGAGAGCGAAATCGCGCTTGGCAACGTGCTCGGCTCCAACATCTACAACCTGCTCTTCATCGGCGGCATCACCGGCCTGGTCGCCCCCGGCGAGGTGCCGCAGAAGATCACCGGTTTTGACCTGCCGCTTGCGACGTTGGCCGCTCTTCTAGTGATGGTTTTCGCCTTTACCGGGGGACGCCTCAGCCGCCGCGAAGGCGCAGTGCTGCTAGCAGGCTACCTCGCCTACATGGCGATTACCTCCGGGTTGGTCTGA
- a CDS encoding GFA family protein — protein sequence MTADRIEGHCLCGAVRISLDRPKHSVEICHCDMCRRWGGAFYSALSGESFTISGEDAVKVYKSSDWAERAFCGTCGSNLWYRFLPTGNRSFLAGLFSDADQYPVEKEIFTDEQAKWCDLSGKHPRQTGAEVLAEAKAAGFSFD from the coding sequence ATGACTGCCGATCGTATCGAAGGCCATTGCCTGTGCGGTGCGGTGCGGATTTCGCTCGATCGACCGAAGCACAGCGTCGAAATCTGCCATTGCGACATGTGTCGCCGCTGGGGCGGAGCCTTCTACTCGGCCTTGTCCGGCGAGAGCTTCACCATTTCCGGCGAGGACGCAGTGAAGGTCTACAAGTCCAGCGACTGGGCCGAGCGCGCCTTCTGCGGCACCTGCGGCAGCAACCTCTGGTATCGCTTTCTGCCGACCGGCAATCGCAGCTTCCTGGCGGGTCTGTTCTCCGACGCGGACCAATACCCGGTGGAAAAAGAAATTTTCACCGACGAGCAGGCGAAGTGGTGCGATCTTTCCGGCAAGCACCCGCGCCAGACCGGTGCCGAAGTGCTGGCCGAGGCCAAGGCGGCCGGCTTCAGCTTCGACTAG
- a CDS encoding Lrp/AsnC family transcriptional regulator has product MSTLDKIDRRLLAELQAEGRVTNVDLARRVGLTAPPCLRRVRALEEDGVIRGYHADLDASKLGFAITVFAMVSLRSQAEEDLKAFEDHIRGLPEVRECHMLNGEIDFILKIVSKDLQSFQEFLTSKLTPAPNVASVKTSLTIRTSKHEPGVPLE; this is encoded by the coding sequence ATGTCCACACTCGATAAAATTGACCGCCGGCTGCTGGCTGAACTGCAGGCCGAGGGACGGGTGACGAATGTCGACTTGGCGCGGCGTGTCGGGCTGACCGCCCCGCCGTGCCTGCGTCGTGTCCGCGCCTTGGAAGAAGACGGCGTCATCCGCGGCTACCACGCCGATCTCGACGCTTCGAAGCTGGGCTTCGCCATCACCGTTTTTGCCATGGTCAGCTTGCGCAGCCAGGCGGAAGAAGACCTCAAGGCCTTCGAGGATCACATTCGCGGGCTGCCCGAAGTGCGCGAGTGCCACATGCTCAATGGCGAGATCGATTTCATCTTAAAGATCGTCAGCAAGGATCTGCAAAGCTTCCAGGAATTTCTGACCAGCAAGCTCACGCCGGCGCCGAACGTGGCGAGCGTAAAGACCAGCCTGACTATTCGCACGTCCAAGCACGAACCCGGCGTCCCGCTGGAATAG